A window from Primulina eburnea isolate SZY01 chromosome 2, ASM2296580v1, whole genome shotgun sequence encodes these proteins:
- the LOC140821342 gene encoding probable serine/threonine-protein kinase PBL8 isoform X3 — MGNCGTREESAIVATAHNQTQVPTRNLSGLGRKHSHSTSDLSDPSTPRNLEDFRKNSLLYTHVIAFTLFELETITKSFRSDYILGEGGFGTVYKGYIDENVRVGLKSLPVAVKVLNKEGLQGHREWLTEVNFLGQLRHPNLVKLIGYCCEDDHRLLVYEFMFRGSLENHLFRSRHPETTAPLSWSTRMMIALGAAKGLAFLHNAERPVIYRDFKTSNILLDSDYMAKLSDFGLAKAGPQGDETHVSTRVMGTYGYAAPEYVMTGHLTARSDVYSFGVVLLELLTGRKSVDKTRPSKEVSLVDWARPKLNDKRKLIQIIDPRLENQYSVRASQKACSLAYYCLSQNPKARPLMSDVVETLEPLQCTSGSEVSPSSSSTPTFICSGSPFISGRIPGYKTQS, encoded by the exons ATGGGTAATTGCGGCACTAGGGAGGAATCAGCCATCGTCGCCACTGCTCACAACCAAACTCAAG TTCCCACCAGGAATCTATCAGGTCTGGGGAGGAAGCACAGTCACTCTACATCAGATCTAAGTGATCCCTCCACACCCCGGAACTTGGAGGACTTTCGGAAAAACTCCTTGCTGTACACCCATGTGATTGCCTTCACCCTCTTCGAGCTCGAGACCATCACAAAAAGCTTCCGTTCTGACTACATACTTGGTGAGGGTGGCTTTGGAACGGTGTACAAAGGTTACATTGATGAGAATGTTCGGGTTGGACTCAAATCTCTCCCTGTTGCGGTTAAGGTTCTTAACAAGGAAGGCCTTCAAGGACATCGTGAATGGCTT ACTGAGGTCAACTTCCTCGGGCAGCTCAGGCACCCAAATCTGGTGAAGTTGATTGGATATTGCTGTGAGGACGATCACAGGTTACTAGTTTATGAGTTCATGTTCCGAGGAAGCCTTGAGAATCACCTCTTTCGGAGTAG GCATCCAGAAACAACTGCTCCACTATCTTGGTCTACAAGGATGATGATCGCTCTTGGGGCTGCTAAAGGGCTTGCTTTCCTTCATAATGCCGAAAGGCCAGTCATATATCGAGACTTCAAGACCTCAAACATTCTTTTGGACTCG GATTATATGGCAAAACTTTCTGATTTTGGGCTTGCTAAAGCGGGCCCACAAGGTGACGAGACCCATGTATCCACTCGAGTTATGGGTACCTATGGTTATGCAGCCCCAGAATATGTCATGACTG GGCATCTTACCGCTAGGAGTGATGTTTACAGTTTCGGTGTAGTTCTTCTGGAACTATTAACCGGAAGGAAATCTGTTGACAAGACTAGGCCGAGCAAGGAAGTGAGCCTGGTAGATTGGGCCAGACCAAAACTAAATGACAAGAGAAAATTGATTCAGATAATCGATCCTAGATTAGAAAACCAGTACTCTGTAAGAGCATCACAAAAAGCTTGCAGTCTGGCATACTATTGTTTGAGCCAAAACCCGAAAGCTAGACCTTTGATGAGCGATGTAGTTGAGACATTGGAGCCTTTGCAATGCACCAGT
- the LOC140821342 gene encoding probable serine/threonine-protein kinase PBL8 isoform X1, translated as MGNCGTREESAIVATAHNQTQVQQQLQVLPVPTRNLSGLGRKHSHSTSDLSDPSTPRNLEDFRKNSLLYTHVIAFTLFELETITKSFRSDYILGEGGFGTVYKGYIDENVRVGLKSLPVAVKVLNKEGLQGHREWLTEVNFLGQLRHPNLVKLIGYCCEDDHRLLVYEFMFRGSLENHLFRSRHPETTAPLSWSTRMMIALGAAKGLAFLHNAERPVIYRDFKTSNILLDSDYMAKLSDFGLAKAGPQGDETHVSTRVMGTYGYAAPEYVMTGHLTARSDVYSFGVVLLELLTGRKSVDKTRPSKEVSLVDWARPKLNDKRKLIQIIDPRLENQYSVRASQKACSLAYYCLSQNPKARPLMSDVVETLEPLQCTSGSEVSPSSSSTPTFICSGSPFISGRIPGYKTQS; from the exons ATGGGTAATTGCGGCACTAGGGAGGAATCAGCCATCGTCGCCACTGCTCACAACCAAACTCAAG TTCAGCAGCAGCTCCAGGTGTTGCCAGTTCCCACCAGGAATCTATCAGGTCTGGGGAGGAAGCACAGTCACTCTACATCAGATCTAAGTGATCCCTCCACACCCCGGAACTTGGAGGACTTTCGGAAAAACTCCTTGCTGTACACCCATGTGATTGCCTTCACCCTCTTCGAGCTCGAGACCATCACAAAAAGCTTCCGTTCTGACTACATACTTGGTGAGGGTGGCTTTGGAACGGTGTACAAAGGTTACATTGATGAGAATGTTCGGGTTGGACTCAAATCTCTCCCTGTTGCGGTTAAGGTTCTTAACAAGGAAGGCCTTCAAGGACATCGTGAATGGCTT ACTGAGGTCAACTTCCTCGGGCAGCTCAGGCACCCAAATCTGGTGAAGTTGATTGGATATTGCTGTGAGGACGATCACAGGTTACTAGTTTATGAGTTCATGTTCCGAGGAAGCCTTGAGAATCACCTCTTTCGGAGTAG GCATCCAGAAACAACTGCTCCACTATCTTGGTCTACAAGGATGATGATCGCTCTTGGGGCTGCTAAAGGGCTTGCTTTCCTTCATAATGCCGAAAGGCCAGTCATATATCGAGACTTCAAGACCTCAAACATTCTTTTGGACTCG GATTATATGGCAAAACTTTCTGATTTTGGGCTTGCTAAAGCGGGCCCACAAGGTGACGAGACCCATGTATCCACTCGAGTTATGGGTACCTATGGTTATGCAGCCCCAGAATATGTCATGACTG GGCATCTTACCGCTAGGAGTGATGTTTACAGTTTCGGTGTAGTTCTTCTGGAACTATTAACCGGAAGGAAATCTGTTGACAAGACTAGGCCGAGCAAGGAAGTGAGCCTGGTAGATTGGGCCAGACCAAAACTAAATGACAAGAGAAAATTGATTCAGATAATCGATCCTAGATTAGAAAACCAGTACTCTGTAAGAGCATCACAAAAAGCTTGCAGTCTGGCATACTATTGTTTGAGCCAAAACCCGAAAGCTAGACCTTTGATGAGCGATGTAGTTGAGACATTGGAGCCTTTGCAATGCACCAGT
- the LOC140821342 gene encoding probable serine/threonine-protein kinase PBL8 isoform X2 — protein sequence MGNCGTREESAIVATAHNQTQVQQQLQVLPVPTRNLSGLGRKHSHSTSDLSDPSTPRNLEDFRKNSLLYTHVIAFTLFELETITKSFRSDYILGEGGFGTVYKGYIDENVRVGLKSLPVAVKVLNKEGLQGHREWLTEVNFLGQLRHPNLVKLIGYCCEDDHRLLVYEFMFRGSLENHLFRKTTAPLSWSTRMMIALGAAKGLAFLHNAERPVIYRDFKTSNILLDSDYMAKLSDFGLAKAGPQGDETHVSTRVMGTYGYAAPEYVMTGHLTARSDVYSFGVVLLELLTGRKSVDKTRPSKEVSLVDWARPKLNDKRKLIQIIDPRLENQYSVRASQKACSLAYYCLSQNPKARPLMSDVVETLEPLQCTSGSEVSPSSSSTPTFICSGSPFISGRIPGYKTQS from the exons ATGGGTAATTGCGGCACTAGGGAGGAATCAGCCATCGTCGCCACTGCTCACAACCAAACTCAAG TTCAGCAGCAGCTCCAGGTGTTGCCAGTTCCCACCAGGAATCTATCAGGTCTGGGGAGGAAGCACAGTCACTCTACATCAGATCTAAGTGATCCCTCCACACCCCGGAACTTGGAGGACTTTCGGAAAAACTCCTTGCTGTACACCCATGTGATTGCCTTCACCCTCTTCGAGCTCGAGACCATCACAAAAAGCTTCCGTTCTGACTACATACTTGGTGAGGGTGGCTTTGGAACGGTGTACAAAGGTTACATTGATGAGAATGTTCGGGTTGGACTCAAATCTCTCCCTGTTGCGGTTAAGGTTCTTAACAAGGAAGGCCTTCAAGGACATCGTGAATGGCTT ACTGAGGTCAACTTCCTCGGGCAGCTCAGGCACCCAAATCTGGTGAAGTTGATTGGATATTGCTGTGAGGACGATCACAGGTTACTAGTTTATGAGTTCATGTTCCGAGGAAGCCTTGAGAATCACCTCTTTCGGA AAACAACTGCTCCACTATCTTGGTCTACAAGGATGATGATCGCTCTTGGGGCTGCTAAAGGGCTTGCTTTCCTTCATAATGCCGAAAGGCCAGTCATATATCGAGACTTCAAGACCTCAAACATTCTTTTGGACTCG GATTATATGGCAAAACTTTCTGATTTTGGGCTTGCTAAAGCGGGCCCACAAGGTGACGAGACCCATGTATCCACTCGAGTTATGGGTACCTATGGTTATGCAGCCCCAGAATATGTCATGACTG GGCATCTTACCGCTAGGAGTGATGTTTACAGTTTCGGTGTAGTTCTTCTGGAACTATTAACCGGAAGGAAATCTGTTGACAAGACTAGGCCGAGCAAGGAAGTGAGCCTGGTAGATTGGGCCAGACCAAAACTAAATGACAAGAGAAAATTGATTCAGATAATCGATCCTAGATTAGAAAACCAGTACTCTGTAAGAGCATCACAAAAAGCTTGCAGTCTGGCATACTATTGTTTGAGCCAAAACCCGAAAGCTAGACCTTTGATGAGCGATGTAGTTGAGACATTGGAGCCTTTGCAATGCACCAGT